Proteins encoded together in one Salvelinus fontinalis isolate EN_2023a chromosome 6, ASM2944872v1, whole genome shotgun sequence window:
- the LOC129857624 gene encoding LOW QUALITY PROTEIN: tetratricopeptide repeat protein 24 (The sequence of the model RefSeq protein was modified relative to this genomic sequence to represent the inferred CDS: inserted 1 base in 1 codon; substituted 1 base at 1 genomic stop codon): protein MASDSYPLHEGRKNKSXQGVKSKDKEAVVLKVQMDIEDRTASGHIALKQEDCEEALSLFKKAFKASIELKETRVQRACAFNLGAAYLEAGKALKGLDFLKRAQPGERGERIADLQFNLAVAYETLGNHSQAAGHCLQAAQLYRCRRDGASEGETCMKMSHCHLLLKDWIQVAQSFQRAGEGYRMAGKLDSAATAFKYAGSHMLQSDDFTMDDIITVLTDCLELSNNIKNPELLGKVYNDLGLSFSQLKLFQEAAVVLQNLGAVHNTLSQYRQALDYHRXTASLHGSLGSRRAQGRCFSNLAFALSQLREHEEAAENYLQARQAFKDTDDYKDQWQACEGLGEARFKLIDLERAPLYYKQALGLLSKCKVSSSSVQECLVIKLSEALQHRLSLITPGKPQ, encoded by the exons ATGGCATCTGATAGCTACCCATTACACGAGGGCAGGAAAAATAAGA GACAGGGTGTAAAGAGCAAAGACAAAGAGGCTGTTGTCCTGAAGGTCCAGATGGACATTGAGGATCGCACAGCCTCTGGCCACATTGCCCTAAAGCAAGAGGACTGTGAAGAAGCCCTCAGCCTCTTCAAAAAGGCCTTCAAAGCTTCCATAGAG CTAAAGGAGACCAGGGTCCAGCGGGCATGTGCCTTTAACCTGGGAGCTGCCTACTTGGAGGCGGGTAAAGCCCTGAAGGGGCTGGACTTCCTGAAGCGGGCCCAGCCAGGAGAGAGGGGCGAGCGGATAGCAGACCTCCAGTTCAACCTGGCCGTAGCCTATGAGACCCTGGGGAACCACAGCCAGGCGGCTGGTCACTGCCTCCAGGCAGCCCAGCTGTACCGCTGCCGGCGGGACGGGGCCAGTGAGGGGGAGACCTGCATGAAAATGTCCCACTGTCACCTGCTCCTAAAG GACTGGATCCAGGTAGCTCAGAGCTTCCAGAGGGCTGGGGAGGGCTACAGGATGGCAGGCAAGCTGGACTCAGCCGCCACGGCCTTCAAATATGCAGGGAGTCACATGCTCCAATCAGATGACTTCACCATGGATGATATCATCACTGTGCTCACTGATTGCCTTGAGCTGAGCAACAACATCAAAAACCCAGAGTTGCTCG GTAAGGTGTACAATGACCTAGGCCTGAGTTTCTCCCAGCTGAAGTTGTTCCAGGAGGCAGCCGTGGTCCTACAGAACCTGGGAGCCGTTCACAACACACTAAGCCAGTACCGGCAGGCCCTGGACTACCACCGATAGACAGCCAGCCTGCATG GGTCTTTGGGCAGTCGTCGTGCTCAGGGCCGCTGCTTCAGTAACTTGGCCTTTGCCCTCAGTCAGCTGAGGGAGCATGaggaggcagcagagaactaCCTCCAAGCCAGGCAGGCCTTCAAAGACACTG atGACTATAAGGACCAATGGCAGGCTTGTGAGGGTTTAGGGGAAGCTCGCTTTAAATTGATAGACCTGGAGAGAGCCCCCCTATACTACAAACAAGCTCTGGGTTTACTGTCAAAGTGCAAG GTCTCGTCCAGCTCGGTCCAGGAGTGTCTGGTCATCAAGCTGAGTGAGGCCCTGCAACACAGGCTGTCACTGATCACCCCTGGAAAACCCCAG TGA